In Hyphomicrobiaceae bacterium, the following are encoded in one genomic region:
- a CDS encoding 2-hydroxychromene-2-carboxylate isomerase — MASKPKLEFFYEFASTYSYLSAIRIDDLAARAGIDVAWRPFLLGPIFASQGWTTSPFNLYPAKGRYMVRDIERIAKARGRKFVMPAVFPANGLAAARIALAGEKAGWIKDFSRRVYEAQFERGEDISNPDILRRLLDDLKLDADVAMAQANAPENKDRLRAQSTRAAELGLFGAPSFVTPDGELFWGDDRLEQAISWTLGPKKT; from the coding sequence ATGGCCTCCAAACCCAAGCTAGAGTTCTTCTACGAATTCGCCTCGACATACTCGTACCTGTCCGCCATTCGCATAGACGATCTTGCCGCGCGCGCGGGAATCGATGTGGCTTGGCGGCCTTTTCTATTGGGGCCGATCTTCGCCAGCCAGGGATGGACGACCTCGCCCTTTAATCTATACCCGGCCAAGGGCCGCTATATGGTGCGCGACATCGAGCGAATCGCAAAGGCGCGCGGACGCAAATTCGTCATGCCGGCAGTCTTTCCGGCAAACGGCCTGGCGGCGGCGCGCATCGCGCTTGCCGGCGAGAAGGCGGGCTGGATCAAGGATTTTTCCCGCCGCGTCTACGAAGCGCAATTTGAACGTGGGGAGGATATTTCCAACCCCGACATTTTGCGCAGGCTCCTCGATGATTTGAAGCTCGACGCCGACGTCGCTATGGCGCAGGCCAATGCGCCGGAGAACAAGGACCGGCTGAGGGCACAATCCACGCGCGCCGCCGAACTCGGATTGTTCGGCGCACCGTCTTTCGTCACACCCGATGGCGAGCTGTTCTGGGGCGATGACCGGCTGGAACAGGCAATATCCTGGACGCTGGGGCCCAAGAAAACCTGA
- a CDS encoding rhomboid family intramembrane serine protease gives MFPVGDDDSTIRSTTYVTYTLVVINVLVFLLELAGGNAFIQEWSFIPARFTRNPSSDAITILTAMFMHGGWMHLFGNMLYLWIFGNNVEDRIGSIRFLIFYLVSGLAATFAQYYFLPHSNVPNVGASGAIAGVLGAYLVMFPKARVNVAIGYNVVPMPAILVLGFWIVLQLFSGVGSIATTDETMRDVGGVAYMAHIGGFFTGILLALVMGGRRPTNMA, from the coding sequence ATGTTCCCTGTCGGTGATGACGACTCCACAATCCGATCAACGACCTACGTTACCTACACGCTCGTGGTCATCAACGTTCTGGTATTCTTGCTTGAGCTGGCAGGGGGGAATGCCTTTATCCAGGAGTGGTCGTTCATTCCGGCGCGGTTCACGCGCAACCCTTCAAGCGATGCCATCACAATTCTCACAGCCATGTTCATGCATGGCGGATGGATGCATTTGTTCGGTAACATGCTCTACTTGTGGATCTTCGGAAACAATGTGGAGGACCGGATCGGCTCTATCCGCTTCCTGATCTTCTATCTCGTGTCAGGCTTGGCGGCGACCTTTGCCCAGTACTATTTCTTGCCCCATTCAAACGTGCCAAACGTCGGAGCGTCGGGCGCCATCGCAGGCGTGCTGGGCGCGTATCTGGTGATGTTTCCAAAAGCAAGGGTCAACGTCGCTATTGGCTATAACGTCGTACCTATGCCCGCCATTCTGGTACTCGGATTCTGGATCGTGCTTCAGCTGTTCAGCGGCGTCGGTTCCATCGCAACAACAGACGAGACCATGAGAGACGTTGGCGGCGTTGCATACATGGCGCACATTGGCGGCTTCTTCACGGGCATCCTGCTTGCGCTCGTCATGGGCGGACGAAGGCCAACCAACATGGCTTAG
- a CDS encoding YcxB family protein has translation MQPRHLTYKLEPADVAVYQRAVKTRMNRISGQQTSSKATALVLTLLVLPLFLAAAHVLIPAFGLGPNNMVSFAVGLAAGVTIILGSLWAQYFAQSKRGVRPGGPVLAERQLEVSEDGIKSSSPGLSNQMAWSRFEDVTEFDGYVILWFEPAAGNIIPPRAFRCERERAEFIAACKAHIVRETG, from the coding sequence ATGCAGCCCCGTCACCTGACATACAAGCTCGAGCCAGCCGATGTCGCGGTTTACCAGCGCGCGGTCAAAACGCGGATGAACCGCATCTCTGGCCAGCAAACCTCCAGCAAGGCCACCGCGCTGGTTCTTACGCTTCTGGTGCTGCCGCTTTTCCTGGCCGCGGCGCACGTGTTGATACCAGCGTTCGGCTTAGGACCTAACAACATGGTGTCCTTCGCCGTCGGCCTCGCAGCGGGGGTGACGATAATTCTGGGTTCGCTATGGGCTCAGTATTTTGCGCAAAGCAAAAGAGGTGTCCGACCGGGAGGGCCCGTGCTCGCCGAGCGGCAGCTCGAGGTTTCTGAAGATGGGATCAAATCTTCGTCCCCCGGGCTCAGCAACCAGATGGCCTGGAGCCGTTTCGAGGACGTTACGGAGTTCGATGGCTACGTGATTTTGTGGTTTGAGCCCGCTGCCGGTAACATCATTCCGCCGCGTGCGTTCAGATGCGAACGCGAGCGTGCTGAATTCATTGCTGCTTGCAAGGCGCACATCGTCAGGGAAACGGGCTGA
- the folP gene encoding dihydropteroate synthase, whose translation MTRSYYMRPVISFATVRDKLDPNTVGLQPLCGRDDIGFAHVELIRRADHGPGRCRLVEAFEAQDWYHPPFDGDQMWETYEAFQGERAPLAGLHLKRPRIMGIVNVTPDSFSDGGQFSGAQAAIAHGLRLIEEGADILDIGGESTRPGSDAVALKEELSRVIPVIEGLRAKTKAVISVDTRKAEVMRQAAAAGADILNDVSALTHDPKSLDVAAASGLPVMLMHAQGDPKTMNDNPRYDDVVLDVFDYLDKRIGECVAAGIPRERIVADPGIGFGKHLHHNVAVMQKLSLYHGLGVALLLGASRKKMIGQLCDVPEAKDRMPGSLAAALCGIAQGVQIVRVHDVAETRQAVEVWRASVAGTEAGLA comes from the coding sequence TTGACCCGAAGCTATTATATGCGCCCGGTCATTTCGTTCGCGACGGTGCGCGATAAGCTCGATCCTAATACCGTTGGCCTGCAACCACTATGCGGGCGAGACGACATCGGGTTTGCTCACGTCGAACTGATCAGACGCGCGGATCATGGACCGGGGCGCTGTCGCCTTGTGGAAGCCTTCGAGGCACAGGACTGGTACCATCCGCCCTTCGACGGCGACCAGATGTGGGAAACTTACGAGGCATTCCAAGGAGAACGTGCGCCGCTGGCGGGGCTGCATCTGAAGCGTCCGCGCATCATGGGGATCGTCAATGTGACGCCGGACAGTTTCTCGGATGGCGGGCAGTTCTCGGGTGCCCAAGCGGCTATCGCACACGGTTTGCGTTTGATCGAGGAGGGAGCCGATATCCTCGACATCGGAGGAGAAAGCACGCGGCCCGGCTCGGACGCTGTCGCGCTTAAGGAGGAGCTGTCGCGTGTCATCCCTGTGATCGAAGGCTTGCGGGCAAAAACGAAAGCCGTCATCTCCGTCGATACCCGCAAGGCGGAAGTTATGCGCCAGGCCGCGGCTGCTGGCGCGGACATCTTGAACGACGTGTCCGCGCTCACGCACGATCCCAAGTCACTCGATGTGGCGGCTGCCAGCGGCTTGCCTGTCATGCTGATGCACGCCCAAGGCGATCCCAAGACCATGAATGACAACCCGCGCTACGACGACGTCGTGCTCGACGTCTTCGATTATCTCGACAAGCGCATTGGAGAGTGTGTCGCCGCGGGCATTCCGCGCGAGAGGATCGTTGCCGATCCCGGCATAGGTTTCGGCAAGCATCTGCATCACAACGTGGCCGTCATGCAGAAGCTGTCGCTCTATCATGGCTTGGGCGTTGCGCTTCTGCTGGGTGCCTCGCGCAAGAAAATGATCGGGCAGTTGTGCGATGTGCCGGAAGCAAAGGACCGCATGCCGGGATCGCTCGCAGCCGCATTGTGCGGGATAGCGCAAGGTGTCCAGATCGTGCGCGTACATGACGTCGCCGAGACGCGGCAGGCTGTCGAGGTTTGGCGCGCGAGTGTTGCTGGCACGGAAGCCGGGTTGGCGTGA
- the ftsH gene encoding ATP-dependent zinc metalloprotease FtsH — protein MNQNYQRLAIWAAMLVLVFALWNLVSNTSQARRSDDIAYSEFLEAVDKGSVSKVVLQGKRITGTYREAGPKGTSFRTYAPDDSSLVAKLREKGVNFSAQPAEDEMQSLTGILLSWFPMLLLIGVWVFFMRQMQSGSGRAMGFGKSRAKLLTERQGRVTFEDVAGVDEAKADLEEIVEFLRDPQKFQRLGGRIPRGALLVGPPGTGKTLIARAVAGEANVPFFTISGSDFVEMFVGVGASRVRDMFEQAKKNAPCIIFIDEIDAVGRHRGAGLGGGNDEREQTLNQLLVEMDGFEANEGIIIIAATNRPDVLDPALLRPGRFDRQIVVPNPDVAGREKILRVHMKKVPLAPDVDPKVIARGTPGFSGADLANLVNESALLAARRNKRLVTQAEFEDSKDKVMMGAERKTMAMTEEEKLATAYHEAGHAIVNIVVEGNDPLHKVTIIPRGRALGVTMSLPERDKLSYSKQWCEAKIAMAFGGRVAEQIIYGREHLNTGASSDISQATNIAKRMVTEWGMSDKLGPLLYSENQQEVFLGHSITQRQNMSEETANLIDEEVRRIVTTGEAKAWEVLTKHKAELEAMAQALMEYETITGDECGAIMRGEKVVRRSDDEGPRGATGSAVPTAGRAPRPRGEPSGGMEPQPQS, from the coding sequence ATGAATCAAAATTATCAAAGGCTTGCGATTTGGGCAGCAATGCTCGTGCTGGTCTTCGCGTTGTGGAACCTGGTTTCGAACACCTCCCAGGCCCGCCGGAGCGACGACATTGCCTACTCAGAGTTCTTGGAGGCGGTCGATAAGGGCTCGGTCTCGAAGGTGGTTCTGCAGGGCAAACGCATCACCGGCACATACCGCGAGGCAGGCCCCAAAGGGACGAGCTTCCGGACCTACGCGCCCGACGATTCCAGCTTGGTCGCCAAGTTGCGCGAAAAGGGCGTGAACTTCAGCGCCCAACCGGCTGAAGACGAGATGCAGTCGCTGACGGGCATCCTGCTGTCGTGGTTCCCCATGCTGCTTCTTATCGGCGTATGGGTGTTCTTCATGCGTCAGATGCAGTCGGGCTCGGGCCGGGCCATGGGCTTTGGTAAGAGCCGCGCCAAGCTGCTGACCGAGCGTCAGGGCCGCGTGACGTTCGAGGACGTCGCAGGCGTGGACGAGGCCAAGGCCGATCTGGAAGAGATCGTCGAGTTCCTGCGCGATCCGCAAAAGTTTCAACGGCTAGGCGGACGCATTCCGCGCGGCGCGCTTCTGGTTGGTCCTCCCGGCACCGGCAAGACGCTGATCGCGCGTGCGGTCGCTGGCGAAGCAAACGTGCCGTTTTTCACCATTTCGGGTTCTGACTTCGTCGAGATGTTCGTGGGCGTCGGCGCATCGCGCGTGCGCGATATGTTCGAGCAGGCGAAGAAGAATGCGCCGTGCATCATCTTCATCGACGAAATCGACGCTGTCGGTCGTCACCGCGGCGCTGGCCTAGGCGGCGGCAACGACGAGCGCGAGCAGACGCTCAACCAGTTGCTGGTGGAGATGGACGGCTTTGAAGCCAACGAAGGCATCATCATCATCGCGGCGACCAACCGTCCCGACGTGCTTGATCCCGCGTTGCTGCGCCCTGGTCGTTTCGACCGTCAGATCGTGGTTCCGAACCCGGATGTGGCTGGCCGCGAAAAGATCCTGCGCGTTCACATGAAGAAGGTGCCGCTGGCACCCGACGTCGATCCCAAGGTCATCGCGCGTGGTACGCCGGGCTTCTCGGGCGCGGATTTGGCCAACCTTGTCAACGAATCGGCCTTGCTGGCCGCGCGGCGCAACAAGCGTCTCGTGACCCAAGCCGAGTTCGAAGACAGCAAGGACAAGGTCATGATGGGCGCCGAGCGCAAGACCATGGCCATGACCGAAGAGGAGAAGCTTGCAACCGCCTATCACGAGGCAGGGCACGCTATCGTCAATATCGTGGTCGAAGGCAACGATCCGCTGCACAAGGTGACGATCATTCCGCGCGGCCGCGCGCTGGGCGTTACCATGAGCCTGCCTGAGCGCGACAAGCTCAGCTACTCCAAGCAGTGGTGCGAGGCCAAGATCGCCATGGCGTTCGGTGGTCGCGTTGCCGAGCAGATCATTTACGGCCGTGAGCACCTCAATACGGGTGCGTCGAGCGACATCAGCCAGGCGACCAACATCGCCAAGCGCATGGTGACCGAGTGGGGCATGTCAGACAAGCTCGGGCCTCTGCTTTACAGCGAGAACCAGCAGGAGGTGTTCCTCGGTCACTCGATCACGCAGCGTCAGAACATGAGCGAAGAGACGGCCAATCTGATCGACGAAGAAGTGCGTCGTATCGTGACCACGGGCGAAGCCAAGGCTTGGGAAGTGTTGACCAAACATAAGGCCGAACTCGAGGCCATGGCGCAGGCGCTGATGGAGTACGAGACCATCACCGGCGATGAGTGCGGCGCTATCATGCGCGGTGAAAAGGTAGTCCGGCGTTCGGACGACGAAGGACCGCGTGGCGCCACGGGCTCGGCTGTTCCGACCGCTGGTCGTGCACCGCGCCCGCGTGGCGAGCCTTCGGGCGGCATGGAGCCTCAGCCGCAGTCTTGA
- the tilS gene encoding tRNA lysidine(34) synthetase TilS, whose protein sequence is MGEKAPVVTMEEAERLLAPLAAFDAIVLAVSGGPDSMALMHLAAEWFARHPDTLRKVLVITVDHGLRPESAQEAHFVLQCAAKLALPHRTLEWEGEKPARGIPASARAARYLLLESAALGLGGASVCIVSAHTRDDQAETFLMRLKRGSGLDGLSAMAPRTSLREESSVTLLRPLLDVPKVRLIATLEARGVNWVEDPTNACLDYERPALRVALSRLSDEGIGADAIATSARRLGEAREAMDYAVARFTETLELSFNDEIYSSLSRSAFDAGPAHLRMRVLAHLISRFGGASPVPQLSEVEDMVKRMSSDGRLTATLGGAVVTTTARQVKVWREAGRVDVAPMTLDHSGVWQTWDRRFRVRTRRGVEGVEVGMLGETDRQTLVGPLLDPRCRLPAAAVAALPAFRVQGKLVAVPSLQAYLQADPAMDLSGGEELDAEPLCH, encoded by the coding sequence GTGGGTGAGAAGGCCCCAGTCGTAACGATGGAAGAGGCGGAGCGCCTGTTGGCGCCGCTTGCCGCCTTCGACGCAATCGTTCTTGCGGTTTCGGGCGGTCCCGACAGCATGGCCCTCATGCATCTCGCTGCCGAATGGTTTGCCCGTCACCCCGATACGTTACGCAAGGTTCTCGTTATTACCGTAGATCACGGCTTGCGGCCGGAATCGGCGCAAGAAGCGCACTTTGTTTTGCAGTGTGCGGCGAAGCTCGCTCTGCCGCACCGCACGCTGGAGTGGGAGGGGGAAAAGCCCGCTCGAGGCATTCCGGCATCAGCGCGCGCCGCGCGATACCTATTGCTCGAAAGCGCAGCGTTGGGCCTTGGTGGCGCAAGCGTCTGCATCGTGAGCGCACACACGCGAGACGATCAGGCTGAGACATTCCTGATGCGTCTAAAGCGAGGCTCGGGGCTGGACGGGTTGAGCGCGATGGCGCCTCGCACGTCTTTGAGGGAGGAAAGTTCAGTAACCCTCCTGCGCCCTTTGCTCGACGTGCCGAAGGTACGTCTGATCGCCACCTTGGAAGCACGTGGCGTGAACTGGGTCGAAGATCCGACCAACGCCTGCCTCGACTATGAGCGGCCTGCTCTGCGCGTTGCGCTTTCGCGGCTCAGCGACGAGGGCATCGGTGCGGACGCGATTGCCACTAGTGCGCGGCGGCTCGGAGAAGCGCGAGAAGCCATGGACTACGCGGTCGCGCGCTTCACCGAAACGCTGGAGCTGTCGTTCAACGACGAGATCTATTCCAGCCTATCCCGGTCCGCCTTTGATGCCGGGCCTGCGCACTTGCGGATGCGGGTTCTGGCGCATCTCATTTCGCGCTTCGGGGGGGCTAGCCCGGTGCCGCAGCTTTCGGAGGTTGAGGATATGGTGAAACGCATGTCCTCAGACGGGAGGCTCACTGCGACCCTCGGCGGCGCTGTCGTCACCACCACGGCGCGGCAGGTTAAGGTCTGGCGGGAGGCCGGGCGGGTCGATGTCGCGCCCATGACCCTCGACCATTCCGGTGTCTGGCAGACCTGGGACCGCCGCTTCAGGGTGAGAACGCGGCGCGGGGTTGAGGGCGTTGAAGTCGGCATGCTGGGTGAGACCGATCGTCAAACACTGGTCGGCCCGCTGCTCGATCCGCGGTGCCGATTGCCAGCAGCAGCCGTCGCGGCGCTGCCGGCATTCCGGGTGCAAGGCAAGCTGGTCGCCGTCCCGAGCCTGCAGGCGTATCTGCAAGCCGACCCGGCCATGGACCTGAGCGGCGGGGAGGAACTGGACGCCGAGCCGCTCTGTCACTGA
- the ybgF gene encoding tol-pal system protein YbgF gives MTSFTTSADLFQHLRRLAAGTLALALLAAPLTFAHDAFAQDAKSAKAKAADQAGDAGLKSRVESLEEQLVDMQVLVGTLQSMARNPVAPAAAGGGGGADPIRVDALENQVRALSNQVQALSDQIRSMGGAPRRGEYVAPSAGPAQAASSFGTTSVHNDAIGGLIEESNSSGPPVITGDNGYASQSAAGATSPAGVQTAALPAAGEGGGDPRQAYETAYGYLLQRDYGAAEAAFGDFLKQFPSDSLAGNAQYWLGETYFVRGQYKSAASAFLQGYQTYAKSAKAPDSLLKLAMSLDRLGQKDAACASYSELNSKFPDAPQSVKARAQAERQRVGCQ, from the coding sequence ATGACGAGCTTCACGACCAGCGCAGACTTGTTTCAACACTTGCGCCGTCTCGCAGCAGGTACGCTCGCTTTGGCCTTGCTGGCTGCGCCGTTGACGTTTGCACACGATGCGTTTGCGCAGGATGCAAAATCCGCGAAAGCGAAAGCCGCCGATCAGGCGGGTGATGCGGGTTTGAAATCGCGCGTTGAAAGTCTCGAAGAACAGTTGGTCGACATGCAGGTGCTTGTCGGCACGCTTCAGAGCATGGCGCGCAATCCGGTGGCGCCTGCTGCTGCGGGCGGTGGGGGCGGCGCAGATCCGATACGGGTGGATGCACTTGAGAACCAGGTGCGGGCGCTCAGCAATCAGGTGCAGGCTCTGTCCGATCAGATTCGCAGCATGGGTGGCGCGCCGCGTCGCGGTGAGTACGTCGCGCCTTCCGCCGGTCCGGCGCAAGCGGCGTCATCGTTCGGCACGACGTCGGTTCACAACGATGCGATCGGTGGACTGATCGAGGAAAGCAATTCGAGCGGCCCGCCGGTCATCACTGGCGACAACGGTTATGCGTCGCAGTCTGCGGCAGGTGCCACGTCACCAGCGGGTGTGCAGACGGCTGCTTTACCGGCGGCAGGCGAGGGCGGCGGCGATCCACGCCAGGCGTACGAAACTGCCTACGGCTATCTTCTGCAGCGCGACTATGGTGCTGCTGAAGCTGCCTTCGGTGATTTCCTCAAACAGTTTCCGAGCGACTCGCTTGCGGGAAACGCGCAATATTGGCTTGGTGAGACTTATTTTGTGCGCGGCCAGTACAAGTCGGCCGCAAGTGCATTCCTGCAGGGCTACCAGACCTATGCGAAGAGTGCGAAGGCGCCCGATAGTTTGCTGAAGCTCGCAATGTCGCTCGATCGGCTTGGGCAGAAAGACGCCGCGTGCGCATCCTATTCGGAGTTGAATTCGAAGTTCCCCGATGCGCCTCAGAGTGTGAAAGCGCGTGCGCAAGCGGAGCGTCAGCGGGTTGGCTGTCAGTGA
- a CDS encoding OmpA family protein: MSATTAGAGPAKSASGPSDLLSDGFDALDAGRSDLARKIFETILSSYPQSTEAAAASEALISLDEDEGAGDDNAGPAPTSNTANVSRATSRDSIPAKTVTQRGVEPSAENGLLVSAEQVRRTRNRFLKDVGDRVFFSQNSALLGGRARSVVEAQAQWLKRMPSLEVTVIGRSADGGSNRDEADLSLARARAVEAKLLESGVEPSRIRVEARGATDPVATCSSALCQAQNRHVESLINYAGMGTSQLSAPSPEAMAIELPASVPTRPLAR; this comes from the coding sequence ATGAGTGCAACTACTGCCGGAGCAGGTCCGGCAAAGAGCGCATCGGGACCCTCCGATCTGCTCTCTGACGGATTCGACGCACTCGATGCTGGCCGATCGGATTTGGCACGCAAAATCTTCGAAACAATTCTGTCTTCCTATCCGCAGTCGACCGAGGCTGCGGCAGCGTCTGAGGCGTTGATCAGCCTCGACGAGGACGAAGGCGCCGGTGACGACAACGCAGGCCCTGCGCCGACCAGCAACACCGCCAATGTCAGCCGCGCAACGTCTCGCGATTCGATCCCGGCAAAGACAGTCACCCAGCGTGGTGTCGAGCCGAGCGCGGAAAACGGACTTCTTGTAAGTGCCGAACAGGTTCGCCGTACGCGTAACCGTTTCCTGAAGGACGTGGGCGACCGGGTTTTCTTTTCGCAAAATAGCGCGTTGCTCGGCGGTCGAGCGCGCTCCGTCGTCGAGGCGCAGGCGCAATGGCTCAAGCGGATGCCAAGTCTTGAGGTTACCGTGATCGGTCGTTCTGCTGACGGGGGAAGCAACCGTGACGAAGCCGACCTTTCGTTGGCGCGCGCACGCGCGGTTGAGGCAAAGCTGCTTGAAAGTGGTGTCGAACCTTCGCGCATTCGGGTTGAAGCACGCGGCGCCACCGATCCTGTCGCGACGTGTTCGAGCGCGCTCTGTCAGGCGCAGAACCGCCACGTCGAATCTTTGATCAACTATGCGGGGATGGGGACTTCGCAACTTTCCGCGCCTTCGCCGGAGGCGATGGCCATAGAGTTGCCCGCAAGCGTGCCTACGCGACCCTTGGCGCGGTAA
- the pal gene encoding peptidoglycan-associated lipoprotein Pal: MLVRQSLLAALRLAAVSALALSAAACANKENSPEAALNAAGGKYGAATPGSQRDFTQNVGDIVYFSTDSVDLTPEASQTLAKQAQWLQQYPQYTITIEGHADERGTREYNIALGAKRATAVRNYLSQNGINGQRIRTISYGKERPVAVCNDISCWSQNRRAQTVLNSGGQISQR, encoded by the coding sequence ATGTTAGTCCGACAGAGTTTGTTGGCCGCGCTGCGCTTGGCAGCGGTTTCTGCGTTGGCGCTGTCGGCTGCGGCCTGCGCCAACAAGGAGAATTCGCCGGAAGCTGCGCTGAACGCAGCTGGTGGAAAGTATGGTGCTGCCACACCTGGCTCTCAGCGCGATTTTACGCAGAACGTCGGCGACATCGTCTACTTCTCGACGGATAGTGTCGACCTGACGCCGGAAGCCAGCCAGACCCTCGCCAAGCAGGCGCAGTGGCTACAGCAGTATCCGCAATACACCATCACGATTGAGGGCCACGCTGACGAGCGCGGCACCCGCGAATACAACATCGCGCTGGGCGCCAAGCGTGCAACCGCTGTGCGCAACTACCTTTCGCAAAACGGCATCAATGGCCAGCGCATCCGCACCATCTCCTACGGTAAGGAGCGCCCGGTGGCGGTTTGCAACGACATCTCCTGTTGGTCGCAGAATCGTCGTGCGCAGACTGTGCTGAACTCGGGTGGCCAGATAAGCCAGCGTTAG
- the tolB gene encoding Tol-Pal system beta propeller repeat protein TolB, with translation MFEAVPASAQLQGTQTQGTIAPIPIAIPVFLGDDPQLANDVANVVQADLERSGLFQPLDRASFLEQIRDVNAAPRFPDWRAIRADALVVGRTVKTGDGKVGAEFRVWDVASGRQLVGQRFSTAAQNWRRIGHLIADQVYQRLTGEKGYFDTRIVFIDETGPKDKRVKRLAIMDQDGANVRLLSQGQELVLTPRFSPTNQEITYMSYMRDQPRVFIMNLETGRRELVGDFPNMTFAPRFSPDGQRVIMSLGAQDGSSSIFEMDLRSRQSRRITPQTNAIDTGPCYSPDGRQIVFESDREGSQELYVMNADGSGVHRVSGADGGRYSTPVWSPRGDYIAFTKQMSGRFLIGVMRPDGSGERILTEGYHNEGPTWAPNGRVLMFFRESQGANGGARIFSVDITGYNERQVPTPSFASDPAWSPLLN, from the coding sequence ATGTTCGAAGCAGTTCCTGCGAGCGCACAGCTGCAAGGTACACAGACCCAGGGCACGATCGCTCCAATTCCGATCGCGATCCCAGTGTTTCTTGGAGATGATCCGCAACTCGCCAACGACGTCGCAAACGTCGTGCAGGCGGATCTTGAGCGTTCTGGCCTGTTTCAGCCTCTCGACCGGGCATCGTTCCTGGAGCAGATCCGCGACGTGAATGCCGCGCCGAGGTTTCCTGACTGGCGTGCGATCCGTGCCGATGCCCTGGTGGTCGGCCGCACGGTCAAGACCGGCGACGGCAAGGTGGGTGCTGAATTTCGAGTGTGGGACGTTGCTTCAGGCCGCCAGCTCGTCGGTCAGCGGTTTTCCACGGCGGCTCAGAATTGGCGGCGGATTGGCCACCTGATCGCCGATCAGGTCTATCAGCGCCTTACTGGCGAGAAGGGCTATTTCGATACCCGTATCGTCTTCATAGACGAAACCGGCCCCAAGGATAAGCGCGTCAAGCGCCTGGCCATCATGGATCAGGATGGCGCTAACGTGCGGTTGCTGAGTCAGGGACAGGAACTCGTGCTTACGCCGCGATTCTCGCCGACCAACCAGGAAATCACTTATATGTCCTACATGCGCGATCAACCGCGCGTTTTCATCATGAACCTCGAGACGGGACGGCGCGAACTTGTCGGCGACTTCCCGAACATGACTTTTGCGCCGCGATTTTCCCCGGACGGACAGCGCGTCATCATGAGTCTGGGAGCACAGGACGGCTCAAGCAGTATTTTCGAGATGGATCTGCGATCGCGTCAGTCCCGCCGGATTACGCCGCAGACCAACGCCATCGACACCGGCCCATGCTATTCGCCAGACGGCCGCCAGATCGTCTTTGAAAGCGACCGGGAGGGATCTCAGGAGCTTTACGTAATGAATGCCGACGGGTCGGGCGTTCACCGGGTATCGGGGGCGGACGGCGGGCGGTATTCCACGCCAGTCTGGTCGCCGCGCGGGGACTACATCGCGTTTACCAAACAGATGTCGGGCCGATTCCTTATCGGCGTTATGCGGCCTGACGGGAGCGGGGAGCGAATTCTCACCGAGGGCTACCATAACGAAGGCCCGACCTGGGCTCCCAACGGGCGCGTTTTGATGTTCTTCCGGGAATCGCAAGGTGCGAACGGGGGCGCGCGAATCTTCTCGGTCGATATCACCGGGTATAATGAGCGGCAGGTTCCCACCCCGTCGTTTGCATCAGATCCGGCATGGTCTCCCCTGCTCAATTGA